From one Perca fluviatilis chromosome 10, GENO_Pfluv_1.0, whole genome shotgun sequence genomic stretch:
- the LOC120567398 gene encoding uncharacterized protein LOC120567398 isoform X2 — MDKDEAKESRLKISIGSVELTDLTERDEGTFSVSVDDAMPYDVIKLQIVECAYRMYRNYGKSYSYTVPRQTEFVDFTPLHGEDLPRVLWNRTDPQDNKGSRWQMKGFIWEIKNVNQADSGYYNFRKKDNTLLSRIRLTVKENNRHYNTNVNERLLIQNPTFVATWTVTFTPAGEVENNTLMEAGNLVTDDSRIRIVPKGIEIDPVNIIDSGTFEFRDQQGYLAQIVIVEVELEPLPLVLHPYVYVAITGGIIFAVVVCCCCVKKCCCKNSSSKSHESAPETAAAPAVYYHDLIEPAGPSYSVAPGEHTTTSLEPSVEPLGGQEGDPAPTFGSDCRSSDPVPKFELKRQPIPSAVPLVSDSIFCDVYTSDKLNFL, encoded by the exons ATGGATAAGGACGAG GCAAAGGAGTCACGCCTAAAAATTTCCATTGGCTCAGTTGAACTCACAGATTTGACAGAAAGAGATGAGGGAACGTTTTCTGTCTCAGTTGATGATGCTATGCCATACGATGTGATCAAACTGCAAATTGTGG AGTGTGCTTACAGGATGTACAGGAATTACGGGAAATCATATTCCTATACTGTTCCTAGACAGACTGAATTCGTGGATTTCACTCCCCTTCACGGTGAGGACCTACCGAGGGTCCTGTGGAATCGCACCGACCCTCAGGACAATAAGGGAAGCAGATGGCAGATGAAGGGTTTTATCTGGGAGATTAAGAACGTCAATCAGGCAGATAGCGGCTACTAcaacttcagaaaaaaagacaacactttgcTGTCTAGGATACGGCTCACAGTGAAAG agaacaatagACACTATAATACGAATGTGAATGAACGGCTCCTCATCCAAAATCCTACGTTCGTTGCCACATGGACTGTGACTTTTACACCAGCAGGGGAAGTGGAAAACAACACATTGATGGAAGCAGGCAATTTGGTCACAGATGATAGCAGGATTCGGATCGTGCCTAAGGGCATAGAGATTGATCCTGTAAATATCATAGACTCTGGCACCTTTGAGTTCAGAGACCAGCAAGGCTACCTGGCCCAGATTGTGATAGTGGAGGTAGAACTAG AACCTCTTCCTCTTGTCCTTCATCCATATGTTTATGTTGCTATTACTGGCGGGATTATCTTTGCGGTGGTTGTCTGCTGTTGCTGTGTGAAAAAGTGCTGTTGTAAAAACAGCTCTTCCAAAAGCCATGAGTCTGCTCCTGAGACTGCAGCAGCACCTGCTGTGTATTACCAT GATTTGATTGAACCTGCAGGCCCAAGTTACTCTGTTGCACCTGGAGAACATACAACTACCTCCCTTGAGCCATCG GTTGAACCTCTAGGAGGGCAAGAAGGCGATCCAGCTCCTACATTCGGCTCTGATTGTCGCTCCTCAGACCCTGTGCCAAAGTTTGAGCTCAAAAGACAGCCCATTCCCTCTGCAGTCCCCCTCGTTTCAGACTCAATTTTCTGTGATGTTTACACCTCAGATAAACTTAACTTTCTGTAA
- the LOC120567398 gene encoding uncharacterized protein LOC120567398 isoform X1, translating into MLLLLYVTTVSCVLFGGSSAEFFEKRMCYGRTLRLPFSFTPPLFNGQLYFTPKNGGSRKLVMDKDEAKESRLKISIGSVELTDLTERDEGTFSVSVDDAMPYDVIKLQIVECAYRMYRNYGKSYSYTVPRQTEFVDFTPLHGEDLPRVLWNRTDPQDNKGSRWQMKGFIWEIKNVNQADSGYYNFRKKDNTLLSRIRLTVKENNRHYNTNVNERLLIQNPTFVATWTVTFTPAGEVENNTLMEAGNLVTDDSRIRIVPKGIEIDPVNIIDSGTFEFRDQQGYLAQIVIVEVELEPLPLVLHPYVYVAITGGIIFAVVVCCCCVKKCCCKNSSSKSHESAPETAAAPAVYYHDLIEPAGPSYSVAPGEHTTTSLEPSVEPLGGQEGDPAPTFGSDCRSSDPVPKFELKRQPIPSAVPLVSDSIFCDVYTSDKLNFL; encoded by the exons GTTCATCTGCTGAATTTTTTGAAAAACGTATGTGCTATGGCAGAACTTTGAGATTGCCATTTAGTTTTACCCCACCTCTTTTCAATGGACAGTTGTACTTCACTCCGAAGAATGGTGGATCCAGGAAGCTAGTGATGGATAAGGACGAG GCAAAGGAGTCACGCCTAAAAATTTCCATTGGCTCAGTTGAACTCACAGATTTGACAGAAAGAGATGAGGGAACGTTTTCTGTCTCAGTTGATGATGCTATGCCATACGATGTGATCAAACTGCAAATTGTGG AGTGTGCTTACAGGATGTACAGGAATTACGGGAAATCATATTCCTATACTGTTCCTAGACAGACTGAATTCGTGGATTTCACTCCCCTTCACGGTGAGGACCTACCGAGGGTCCTGTGGAATCGCACCGACCCTCAGGACAATAAGGGAAGCAGATGGCAGATGAAGGGTTTTATCTGGGAGATTAAGAACGTCAATCAGGCAGATAGCGGCTACTAcaacttcagaaaaaaagacaacactttgcTGTCTAGGATACGGCTCACAGTGAAAG agaacaatagACACTATAATACGAATGTGAATGAACGGCTCCTCATCCAAAATCCTACGTTCGTTGCCACATGGACTGTGACTTTTACACCAGCAGGGGAAGTGGAAAACAACACATTGATGGAAGCAGGCAATTTGGTCACAGATGATAGCAGGATTCGGATCGTGCCTAAGGGCATAGAGATTGATCCTGTAAATATCATAGACTCTGGCACCTTTGAGTTCAGAGACCAGCAAGGCTACCTGGCCCAGATTGTGATAGTGGAGGTAGAACTAG AACCTCTTCCTCTTGTCCTTCATCCATATGTTTATGTTGCTATTACTGGCGGGATTATCTTTGCGGTGGTTGTCTGCTGTTGCTGTGTGAAAAAGTGCTGTTGTAAAAACAGCTCTTCCAAAAGCCATGAGTCTGCTCCTGAGACTGCAGCAGCACCTGCTGTGTATTACCAT GATTTGATTGAACCTGCAGGCCCAAGTTACTCTGTTGCACCTGGAGAACATACAACTACCTCCCTTGAGCCATCG GTTGAACCTCTAGGAGGGCAAGAAGGCGATCCAGCTCCTACATTCGGCTCTGATTGTCGCTCCTCAGACCCTGTGCCAAAGTTTGAGCTCAAAAGACAGCCCATTCCCTCTGCAGTCCCCCTCGTTTCAGACTCAATTTTCTGTGATGTTTACACCTCAGATAAACTTAACTTTCTGTAA